In Brassica napus cultivar Da-Ae chromosome A3, Da-Ae, whole genome shotgun sequence, the sequence attattaatttatgattttaatgggattatatatttacatggaagttttaaaaatatactatcttattattttatcgatttgtatcatattttacaCCGGCCCAAACATGAAccgaaattttttattaatttatagaaattattaacttatcgaatattaatttacaatACATGTTTAATTAGAcgagtcagcacacacacaccTTGTTCACACTGATTTGAGACTAGCAGAACGACACGCTTAATTAGTTTCTGACCATTGCATTGTTTAAGAGTCATTGATTACTAAAACATACTCGACATTGTTCTGACCATTGCATTTTTTAAGAGTCACATTGAAACCTTTACTTCTTGAGAAATTTAGGGGTTTTCTGAGCTCAGAACTCAACAAAGCGAGAGAattgaaagtgaaaaaaaaaaaaaaaaaaaaaaattgaaagtggATCTGAAAATCTGGAGAGGTTCAGACGTCGTCGTTTATGGAAACCCATTCTTTACTGGTTGGAGGCCCAAAAGCCTTTTAcctgataaaacaaaaattaggggtgttccgagaatcgaactcgggacctctcgcacccgaagcgagaatcataccactagaccaaacaCCCTTGTTGATTATATCGAgatataaagtatttatattaCATTCTCGTAATTGCATTTCACAAACAGTTCTTGCTATTTTTATGACAGCTAGTTTTAGAAATAAACTCATCTAAAGTTTTAGAGTTTATTTCAAATTCATCCAGAATGATTATCAATGAAGAAAAGTGTCAGCCACACTTCATTGTACATTAAACAAATTGTGACAAACGTGTTCTTTCttcaaagaaaagagaaattGTTTCAATGCAAATTAATTACTACAGGAGGGTCCATCAATTACTTGATCTTCTTCTTAGGCCTCAACTGCAATAAACAACGAGAAACAACCCAGCAAAAATGTAAATCATTTGAAACAAACAAGTTTAAATTGATTGGTagcaaaataaatttttaccTGGTTGGTGTGACCACACTTCTTCTTTCTGCAGTTAACTGCCCTTGGGTGAAGACGAGCATAGCACCAGTTTCAACTCAAGATTTCAAGCTGCACTGCTAACTAAAATTACTAGCCGATATTAAAGGATGTGTAGACGTCCAAGAAAGAAAACTTCTACATACTGGAGTTAGCATTTAGTAAGATCCATTAGTCTATATGCTAATGAACCACTGGAAAGCATAAGATAAACAAAACGAACAGCAAATAAACACATTACAATCTCCTCTGTTATTTTTTATGGCAGATAAGACACTTGATCCTAATGAgttatgtacttatgtttaACTCTCTATTTCTAATAAttctcataattaagaaaagaaacataATCAATGTTGTCAAACAACTTTTAcgtaaacctttttttttatcaaaccatAGATTACTTAGAAAACAAATCAGTTTACAAAGGTAGCCGAGGAAGAAAGCCAAAACAAAGTTTCTTTTGCCAATAAGTCTGCTCGAACATTAGCTAGGCGTGGAATGAAAATAAAGCAGATAGAGGTGAAGGAACTCACTAACATGGCAATGTCATGGAGGATACCCTTCAAAGTCACATCCTGCCCTTGAGAATTCAAAAGCGAAATGAGATCTTGCAGTCAGAGAATAGGTTGATACTACTGACATGAGATGAAGCTGCAGCCACAAGTTCAGCTTTAACCGCCAATGCTTCAGCCACAAGAGCCGAAGGAACGAAACACCGGTGAGAAGAGGATCTTTCGATGATAGAGTTGTTAGCATCACATAGTTTTGTTATTAGATTAGGTTAATTGACATCAAAATTGCATTCGATGAAGTGCCAGAGAAGAGAATCCTATAATAGCGCTAACAAATAACACAACGtgattgtcattttttttttctcattaccAAAACTCCAAAAGCAAAAGTTACAAAGTTGAAGAAAGACCAGCTTATAAAGTCCTCGAAGCAGCTTGAAGGATAAATTGGAGAGAGAACAAAACTAACTTCGAAGTGTACCCAAGAAACTACAAGAGTCAAGGGCACAACTGAACTATGATGACTCCGAAACCTTCTCTGCAAACACATTGAAGAAAGATTCACTCAACCAAAACCGCACAATTGTCAGAAATAATCAAAAGTAGCTAGGCAGAGATTCAGCTTTATGTGTTAATAATACCCGTTCCTGATTTTCTGAAATaagattttctgtttttttttccttcgaCATTAtaatgacttagtaaataaatttgttaattgTTTTGGTTAATTTTGTGATTATCGAAAGATCCTCTTAGGTATCTTAATTCTCCTAATAATCAAACTGATAAGTCTATTGATAAAGTTAGTTATGATTGTGAAGATCTCTTGGTACTGCATAATCTAAAACCCCTCAATAACCCTAATTCAGTTCCTATCTCTTGGTACTGCATAATCTAAAACccctcaatatatatatatacatgtataacAAGGGCtaggttaacaaaaaaaaaaacaaaacaaaaaaagagaagagagtaaataatatatatgaagaagACTGAAATGAGTCGAAGAGATGTGATTGTAGGCAGAGGAATATGGTATGTAATGGCTATACTCTCGCTCTTTGGCCTCTCCATATCACTCAATCTTATGTGGCCACCTGGGGGAAAGTCGCCAGCATTGTCTCGGTTCCTCAGGGACGGCGCGGTGAGTGCCACAACATTCTATGCAGTGACGGTACTCAGGTATCTCTTATTCACCGATCCTCCTCCCTCCACTGGTTGCTACAAGGATTTTACTACAAACAAAGAGAGGATTCCTCAGTTTCTCTTTGCGAAGCTTTCCATATTAGCGTTACTGACATCTCCGTCAATGTATTCACTTTTGGTGGATCATGACGTATTGGTATACATGTCGTTATTCACCATATCGTTGTTCACCGGTGGGATAGGTCTGATTCAGCTATCAGATAAGTTTAGGATGGAGATGAAGAATGCTTATATCACGCTTCTTTGCGGTTGGTTGTGTTGCCTTTTTTgcacttatatttttatttacctcCCCAGTATACACGTGGCTATGATTCTTGCAGGAGTTTATTGGATGTTCATCTTTTTTCatctatttaaataattaccGCAGTTAGGAGCTCTCTACAAATTCTGCTTAATTTTTCTTAATGGTATTAGAGCCATTAAAAATGGTATTGTAAGTCCTATATAAGAGACTCCACGTTCTGAGTTTAATGACATGTTAACTTCTTGCTTTTACCATTTATTTGAGAGCTATAAAATTAGTCATACATATCCTTATTTAACTTAGTACTAATCAAAAGCTATTCATGACTTATTGGACATTTGGCAATTGTAATCTATATAACATCGTCGTGAACCAAACGTTAATACCACTATCAAGACGAATACTCAATTTTACGAATCAAGTACGGACCAAGTAAGAAGTACGAGCTGAGTAGCAAGTAAGAGCCTGCTCATGAAACAGTGTGTAATTATCAGAAACAACTATGAAACTGAGAGTGGGCAGAGTTCTacctaacaattttttttgtgaacatTCGTATAGAATTCAAACCATCTAAGCAACTTCTCTATTAAACTAGCTGTGGTCTCACTGTCAATTTTAAACCAATCCATTCAGGAAGTAGCCTATGGGTTATTCGTATAGAAAATGCAAAATAGCTATATAAGCCAATTAACAATAACACAAACGTCATTTAGTCACTAACACTTTTTCTCATTCCCAAAACTCCAAATGCAGAAGTTTACAACGTTGAAGAAAGACACAGCTTATAATGTTTTTACGAAGCAAACTGAGAGACAAAAACCAACTTCGAAGTGTGTACCCACGAGAGTCAAGGGCACAACAGAACAATGATGAGACTCATTGAGAAATCaaagtcttcttcctctgcgtCCACCCTTTCTACGTGTACTGTCGGTGGGAATTGGAGTCACATCCTCTGCAAAATACATTTAAGATTAATTCCTTTCAATTGACTGAAAATAATCCAAAAGCAACTAGAGAAAGAGATTCAGCTCTCCGTGTTACCTATACGACCAATCTTCATGCCTGAACGAGCAAGGGCTCTGAGAGCAGACTGAGCACCAGGGCCTGGAGTCTTGGTTTTGTTTCCTCCAGTGGCACGGAGCTTCACGTGCATGGCTGTGATCCCAAGCTCCTGTTACATAATAGGATTAAAGATTATTAACATACAATCGCACAATAACACTATAAAAACGAATAAAACAAGAACAGTTTGCTGACCTTGCAACGTTGAGCAACATCTTGAGCTGCAAGCATAGCAGCATAAGGAGAGGACTCATCACGATCAGCCTTCACCTTCATCccacctacaaaaaaaaaaaaaaattaatgattcaaTTCGCATAATCAGGAACCACATAATATATTTCAGCTATAAATACAtactttttttgtaattatctaCTTCTCATAGTTCTAAACCAGTAAAAGAATTCAATACATGCAATTAATtatttgaagtttacaattaataattattaattaataaaaattcattgaaaatacaaaaaaaaactatgaagtattttttttgaaacaatttttttttctagaattgTTTGTGTAAACATATAAACATGAAGTACTAAGAGAACATACCGGTGATACGGACGAGAGTTTCTCTTCCAGACAGATCAGTCACATGCTGCAATAAAATTACCAAACAACAGCATCATGAGTCGAATTGACTGTGCAGAgaacaattaattatactaattATTAAAATCAATCAAGACAACTTACAATGAAAGTGTCATTGAAAGAAGCAAAGATGTGAACAACACCGAACACTTGCTCTCCGTCACGAACAGCTGGTCCGAGAGTGACAGTTTCCTCCTTAGGCTCTCTGGTCTTTCTCCTCGACTAATATAAAACCGAAGACAACAAAACGGTTATTAGAAACAGAGAATCATTCGTTCACTGGTCTAAACGAAATGATCGAACTCAACAATAACCATACATACTACTACAATATCGATCGATCAAGGGAACAAAAACTATGTGAGATCTAAGACATGAGCTCAGCTCAAAGTTCGAAGCCTGAAAGAGCTTACTTACCATGTTCACCAACGGATGATAAAGAGACGATTTGCTATAGAGCTTGTGGGAAGATGGCAGcggaaacaagagagagagagagagagagagagagacactcGGGCGCTACAATgccaattatatatatattagggtTACATTGGAAACCCCTTATTGGAATTGACGTTATTACCCTTATTTTAAAACGGTGTCGTTTTCTTCGTATGCAAAATTATATTGCAAGTTTTCTTAGACCAAACCGATATATTCTTGCAACACTGTCTCaaatgatttataaagaaaGAAACCTATATCCTCTTGCAACACGGTCTCAAATTGGTGTTTTGGCGGTTGGTCTTGCACAACATTCTGATCGTTCGGCATCAATCTCTCTGCGCTAATTTGGAGTCTCATATTCAGTTTTTCTTGGTGGTTTAGAGATAGTTTTGTTCTCGTTGTGGTTACAAGAGTACAATGGAGAGTTTGATTAGGTAGCGTAGGATCCATAGACGTGTTCCTAGGTGATACTAAATCACTCCACTGTCTTGTGGTTGAATCTCTAGTTTTATTGTAACACTTTGTTGGATAATGAAAGTTGAAGTTGaacctaaaaaaaataataataataaaccacTTGGAATCCATTATCAATAAGGAAGGAAGCAATCAGTTTTCTCAACAGGGAAAAGGGAAAACATTTTACACAAAGAAGATCAGAGAGATCCAAGAACATTGCAAAGTGTTTGCCTAATTCTATCAATGCTTTCTTCAAAGAGAACAGACAAAGGTGACTTGGCTGGTGAAAGCAAAGCAACAACACATCTCTCAGGTTCTGAATACTTCTTGAACACAGCTCGTAGCTTACCAACTCGTTGACCTGAGGTTGAGGAGGCCATATCTCTTCATATTTGGAAGCTATGAGCAGAGCAGTGACACCAAGAAGCTGTAGCTCTCTTCTCGGAAGAGGCTTCAGAGACAGGAAACGATCGATGATGTTTTTTTACGATCAATGATGTTGACGGTGAGGTAAAGAGTCTCAGGGGACAGATCAAACTTGAGATGAACGTCTACAAGCCAGTCTATAATGATAGATCTCGTCTTCTTATTTATCTCAGGCTGTGTTTCCATATACATTTGAGGCTTGCTCTCATTCTACAACACAGAACAAAACAACAAACATCAAAAAAACATTcacaaaacttttttaaaaaatatataaattttattaaacaaccCCAAACCGGATTAGTTCGGAGAATCATACAAAACAGCCCAAATCTAAAAATTCCTAATTAGCTTCGTTCGACCTATCGCTCAGAGACTCGGATACAAAAA encodes:
- the LOC106355599 gene encoding uncharacterized protein LOC106355599, with the translated sequence MKKTEMSRRDVIVGRGIWYVMAILSLFGLSISLNLMWPPGGKSPALSRFLRDGAVSATTFYAVTVLRYLLFTDPPPSTGCYKDFTTNKERIPQFLFAKLSILALLTSPSMYSLLVDHDVLVYMSLFTISLFTGGIGLIQLSDKFRMEMKNAYITLLCGWLCCLFCTYIFIYLPSIHVAMILAGVYWMFIFFHLFK
- the LOC106353053 gene encoding 40S ribosomal protein S14-2 yields the protein MSRRKTREPKEETVTLGPAVRDGEQVFGVVHIFASFNDTFIHVTDLSGRETLVRITGGMKVKADRDESSPYAAMLAAQDVAQRCKELGITAMHVKLRATGGNKTKTPGPGAQSALRALARSGMKIGRIEDVTPIPTDSTRRKGGRRGRRL